The genomic interval ACGACGGAAATCGCCAAGACGCCAGCAGTTCAGATTTTCTGGCTCTGAGGTACTGATATAGGAAATCCACATCACTGCAAAGAGATCTGCACCCCAGCCACTCACCTTGCCGGAGAAGGACGTGACGCACCGCTGTGTCAACATAGTAATTCACCGGGTCTCCACTGTGGATCATCAAGCCATCCACGAACTTCATGGACTTGGCACGCTGACCTCTGAGTTTGCCGGACACAACCACCTCACAACCCTTGGCACCACTCTCCATGATGAAGCGGAGGACACCATAGCAGGCTCTGCCAGGAGAGAGCCGCAACACCCGCTTGGTTAGTCCTACAGACTCAGCAGATCTCTGCCAAACCCACAAGGCTCTATGGTGGCATTTCACACCAGGTTTCGCGCAAAGACAATCACACTTCAACTCCTGTTTGTAAAAGCCTCCCAAACACACACCCATGCAGCCAGAGCTATGTCAATGTCGTGCAAAGCTGGGAAAATTTTCACACCAGCTTAGCACCATCAAATCCGGCCTAACAAAACTCCTGCGTCTTCTGATCCTTGTAAGGCTGGGGACACAGTGACAAGCACAAGTTCTCTGTGAGACAAAAGCAGCTCCGCAGCTGAGGGTGACCAACCCATCCACATCAAGATCTCGCACACCATCCCTTCTCAGACAAATGCCTCTAAATCATTCAATGACGACAGGATGCTCCTGCTAAAGAACCACACACAGCATCACAGAACATGACACTGCAGAGGAATCACTCAACAGGAGCCACCCCCTTCTGACTCGTCATCTTATCATCACTGAAGGGATCTTAAAAGCAAGGCCACTGTCACCTGAATTCAGCCAGAAGGCTTGAAATTGTGTTTCGctcctcccacccaccacctATTCACAAAGATGTAAACACAAGCTTTATCCACCCCAGTCAGACAACTTTTAATTTCATCTACTCTAATGCTTCAAAGTTCACTAGTAATTATTACCAAAAGTAACTGCATACAAAAAATCAAAGAGTCTGTATATGGTTAGAGTAACAAAAATACTGGTAAGGAGTTCTTCCAAAATGGTATTTGAATCCCAGGGTTCCCCCCCGCGCCATCACATTTGCATCGCTCTACTCACCGACGCACCGCTAAACCTCCCAGAAGCTTGTACCGCAGGGACTCTGCCTGAGCGATAGCACACAGACCTCTCGTGGCCACCTTCTCAGCATAgagctaaaagaaaaagcagcaagctcAGGAACAGGTCTGCATTTCAACATGCTTTTAACAGATCACAAGAACTTCTTACTATGTGCTCCTGTCCTTTATACGCagcttgatttgtcttttcatgAAGCTTTGCCCTCAGACCCAACACTTCTTTTAACAATTTTGGTCCCCTGACAGAGCTAAAGCACACTAATGATGCTTCAAAGTCAGGGGACCACTAAAACATGGCTGGTGTAGCCTCAGAGCTGCTGCTTCCAAACAGCCCCAAAACATTAGGTAACCCCAGAGATAAAAGTATCCTGACAGTCCCAAGAACTGCTCTTGCAATGCAGATTACAGCAATACACAGGGTAAGCAAGTTTGCTTAAGACAAGCAAATTTAAGTCAACAGCTTCAAACGCAGCATCCCCTCAACTGGAACAACTGGCTTTAGCcaacatggaaaaaacaaaaaagaactggagaactgggagaGTGCATTTAACCCACCATCTCCAAGAGGCCAAAATCTGATCCTTAAGAGGAAGCAACAAGTAGGTATTCAAAAATCATCTAGGCAACATTCCTAGAGCCCACATCTCAGGATGCGAGCATTTGTATCAGAAATACATTTACACATTTGCTGGAGATGATAAGCAATCTTCACAGTACATTATGGTCCAGCAACACTGGCTGAGCAGGAATAAATGTAAGCACCACCTCAGACCAAACACCCTCCTTCATGTGATTTGTTTTAGAGGAAAGTATTACAGAAGGCACCAAACTTCAAACATGAAAAAGGCATCAGGGAATTACTGTTGTGTCATTTTACTGTCCAATTCACTACAGTACCATAGAGTAAAATCCTAAAAACCCTTAAGTACCAAAACAGTTTATTTATAAGGACAGTAGCATTATGAATTTAATAACGATAACAGTAACATACAAATATCCAAAAAAAATGGTGATAAGACTGACTTCTCACCTCAATATCAATACAATAGtattctttctaaaatatttacagaGAAGTTAAAAACGTTTTAACTGCTCCTCTGATCTtcccagttgggaaagcagagaaaacaagcCAAACTGACAGCATTCAAAATACCACCAACACCAAAGCACTCCGTATTTCAGTGTGACACTCTTGTGTGTGGGCAGGTAAAACAGGCCCCAAGCCATCTTCAAGTCAAACTACCTTTCAACCACACACTGCCTTTCAACTGGCATCATCCAGAGAGCGCACAAAGGTAACTGCACAGCTCGCTTAATATTGTTTTGCTGAAAAAGTTTTACCTCAACACTTCCCTCAGGGAAGCCAAACCTCTTCTGGACAACAGCCGTCAGCTCCCGGATGCGGCGCCCCTTCTCGCCCAGGACATTCTGAGTTCTGGAAAAAAGGCAGAGCGTGACTGGGAAAGTGTCTCCACATCCAAGCCTGTAACCATCCCCAACAGCTCCAGGACTGAGCGTCTAACCTAGTCCAGACTGATGACCAGCAGAAGTTGCGACACTGCTGGGTCACTGAAGATCACTTCAGGACCGCTTCTTCCCCAGGTATCCTCCCTCGACAATATTTACCGCTTTAAACTCTTTTGTGAAACGGCAGCATCACACACAACTTTGCCCGGCACCTGCGAACGGCAGGACCGTTTCCGTTACCTGGTAGCAAGGATGATTATCTCAGTCCTGGTTGGCGTGACCCGGACCTCTACTCCCGAGTACCCGTCTTCAGCCAGTTCACGAGTCAGAAACTCATTCAGCTCGGCTTTGAAGATACCATCGGCGACAAACTACAAGCAAACGGACCCAGTCGAGCTCTGCTCCGGCGCTCGGGCCCgcgggccccctcccctcacgccggcctcccgccgccatgttccccgccgggccgccgggccgcaTCCGCCGCCATCCTCCCGCCAcccccgccctgccgccgccccgccccggcccggcgagacccggggccgccccccggcTCGGCGACGCCGTTATGGAGGCgaggcaccgccgccgccgcggaggaaGGGGGCCGCTGCCCTCACCTTGCGCTTCTTGGAGATCTGCACCGCCATCTTgagccgcgccgcccggcggAAAGGAGGGAAGCGGCCTTGGCGGGAGGGCTATATGTCCCTTCCGCCGCTCCCCATTGGGCCGGCGCCGTCACGTGAgggcggcggccgccagcgggGGCTGATGGGAAATGTAGTCTTCCCGCCGGCCTCTCGCGCGGCCATCTTGGCGAGGAGGTCAAGCCTGGCGCCCTGGGGACCCGTTTTCTGCCCGCCGGACGCCCTGAATCCGCATTAAAAACGGCCTCGAAGCCCATAGAAACGCGCAGGCGGGTGGGGCAGCGGAATAATTCACCCCCAGCTTGCTGCTGGGGGCCCCTGCCCGGAAAGCAGGGGGGCTGGGAGGGCGCTCAGGCGCTCAGGCGCTGGCTCTTCCTCACGAGgccttttttggtctttttttttttaagcccgaGAAGTCCATGAATCGTTCCCAGAATCTCGTAAGGGGGGATTttcgcccgccccccccccgtctTATGACAGTAGCGCCCCCCTCTGCAGACGGGGCGCTTAATCCAGGCTTTAAATCAGTAACGGCGCGATGGGATTTCTCACTCGAGACTTCTGGGGCGGCCAAAGGTGGGGAAAGCAGCAAATACGactccaaatttaaaaaaaaaaaaaaagggggggggcttTAAGGGAGGGAGGGGATGATAGGCCTTTGGTTGGGCTGGGCAAATTAGTAGAAAAGATAATAATGGGTAGAATTAGTACATAAAAATACCTACGGGTTAGTGGGTGAGTGCGGTTGGGTTGGGGAGCGTCaacaaagctcccagcagggaggCGGCAGAGAGGTGGTTAAGGGTGAACGGATTGAAATAAGTGTATTTGTTTCCCTCTAAGGTTTCTTTCGAAGGCCTCACCAGCGCTTTTGGCAGGAGCTGAGCGGCCGGAGGCGAGCCTGGGAGCGTTGGGCGCTTCTTGCTCTACGGAGAGGTCCTGGCATGGACGCCTCAGGGCGCGCGCGCTCTTCAACAGCTTCATAAGCAACCTGGAAAGGGACAGAGTGGGCAGATGCCTGGGTTTGCCAACGCTGTCAAATTTCCAGGGTTGGAAGAGTGTGAAGACCTGAGTCTGAATGACTGGGAACTATAAGAGCCAAATTAAATGTGGTAGAAAGATATACAGAGGAAGGCACTGGGGGAGTGTCCCCCCTACCTCC from Struthio camelus isolate bStrCam1 chromosome 1, bStrCam1.hap1, whole genome shotgun sequence carries:
- the RPS3 gene encoding small ribosomal subunit protein uS3 produces the protein MAVQISKKRKFVADGIFKAELNEFLTRELAEDGYSGVEVRVTPTRTEIIILATRTQNVLGEKGRRIRELTAVVQKRFGFPEGSVELYAEKVATRGLCAIAQAESLRYKLLGGLAVRRACYGVLRFIMESGAKGCEVVVSGKLRGQRAKSMKFVDGLMIHSGDPVNYYVDTAVRHVLLRQGVLGIKVKIMLPWDPSGKIGPKKPLPDHVSIVEPKEEILPTTPISEQKGGKPEQPAMPQPVPTA